In Solanum stenotomum isolate F172 chromosome 6, ASM1918654v1, whole genome shotgun sequence, one DNA window encodes the following:
- the LOC125867623 gene encoding uncharacterized protein LOC125867623, whose protein sequence is MGGRKILKSLQAVVAHGLLFCFTLLLVLKLDRALHYSWWVVFVPLWLFHVVVARGRFSLPAPSMPHDRHWAPFHAVMATPLLVAFELLLCIHLDSTYAVSLKIVFFPLLALEIAILVDNVRMCRALMPGDEESMSDEAIWETLPHFWVAIAMVFFIAATTFTLLKICGDVAALGWWDLFINYGVAECFAFLICTKWYNPAIHRQSSLRTPSSSITSMRSLNWNSGFLASVDEDDQHSGICSLQDIGGHVMKIPLVCFQILLFMRLAGTPPSARFIPIPVLFIPLFLLQGAGLLFSVYRLVETIILLVDGEGGVRSYFRMSSVIRDSFSCMHHGSRLLGWWSIDEESREEQARLYYPGTSGYNTFSPDTVKQMPRAKLAEEIWRLQAALCEQSDITQSKQEKFERLQNEKILCRICFEEHINILLLPCRHHILCSTCCDKCKRCPICRMFIEERLLVNDV, encoded by the exons ATGGGTGGAAGGAAAATTTTGAAGTCTTTACAAGCAGTGGTAGCTCATGGATTGCTGTTTTGTTTCACTCTGCTTCTTGTTCTCAAGCTTGATCGAGCCCTTCATTATTCTTGGTG GGTTGTTTTCGTTCCACTTTGGTTGTTTCATGTGGTTGTAGCAAGGGGTAGATTCTCATTACCTGCTCCATCAATGCCTCATGATCGACAT TGGGCACCATTTCATGCTGTCATGGCGACACCGCTGCTTGTTGCTTTTGAACTACTTCTTTGTATTCATCTCGACAGCACCTATG CTGTAAGTTTGAAGATTGTGTTCTTTCCCCTGCTTGCACTTGAAATTGCTATCTTGGTTGATAATGTTAG AATGTGCAGGGCGCTGATGCCTGGAGATGAAGAAAGCATGAGTGATGAGGCTATATGGGAGACCCTTCCT CACTTCTGGGTTGCAATCGCTATGGTCTTCTTCATAGCAGCTACAACATTTACTCTTTTGAAGATTTGTG GAGATGTTGCTGCTCTTGGGTGGTGGGATTTATTCATTAACTACGG TGTCGCAGAATGCTTTGCCTTTCTTATCTGCACGAAATGGTACAACCCTGCAATCCACAGACAGTCAAGTCTACGTACGCCCAGCTCTTCTATAACAAGCATGCGATCTCTTAACTGGAACAGTGGATTTCTTGCATCTGTGGATGAAGATGATCAGCATAGTGGAATATGCAGTTTGCAGGATATTGGTGGTCATGTGATGAAAATTCCTCTTGTTTGTTTCCAGATATTGCTTTTTATGCGCTTAGCG GGGACCCCACCAAGTGCTAGATTTATCCCAATTCCTGTTCTGTTTATTCCTCTTTTCCTACTTCAAGGAGCTGGTCTTTTATTCTCTGTTTATAGACTTGTGGAGACAATTATTCTTCTGGTTGATGGTGAAGGTGGTGTTAGAAGCTATTTTAGGATGTCTTCTGTTATTCGTGATTCTTTCAGTTGCATGCATCACGGGTCAAG GTTGTTAGGTTGGTGGtcaattgatgaagaaagccgAGAGGAACAAGCTCGTCTATATTATCCAGGGACATCTGG GTACAATACTTTCTCACCTGATACCGTAAAGCAAATGCCTAGAGCGAAGCTTGCTGAAGAG ATATGGAGACTACAAGCAGCACTTTGTGAGCAATCAGATATCACACAATCAAAACAGGAAAAGTTCGAAAGACTTCAAAAT GAAAAAATTCTATGTAGAATTTGCTTCGAGGAACATATAAATATTCTCCTCCTTCCTTGTAGGCATCACATCCTCTGCAG
- the LOC125867699 gene encoding transcription factor bHLH30-like: protein MHPQSFMNPVHFQSNSEMLPWSIPPVQPFLNPVHHHDQSFLLPPSPSAYGLFNRNTTMDQQHLRFISDSLVGQVVHHHNQPGSIAPFGLQAELQKMSAQEIMDAKALAASKSHSEAERRRRERINNHLAKLRSLLPNTTKTDKASLLAEVIQHVKELKRQTSLISETSLVPTEIDELTVDNATSDEDGKFLIKASLCCEDRSDLLPDLIKTLKALRLKTLKAEITTLGGRVRNVLFITGDDYYCDDSNNNRDHIDPCTSGDDEDTQMMQQQPQYCISSIQEALKAVMEKSSGDDSASTSVKRQRTNNINILS, encoded by the exons ATGCATCCACAAAGTTTCATGAACCCGGTTCACTTCCAAAGTAACTCTGAAATGTTACCATGGTCAATTCCACCGGTTCAACCTTTTTTGAACCCGGTTCACCACCATGATCAGTCATTTCTCCTCCCTCCTTCACCATCGGCTTACGGTTTATTCAATCGTAACACTACAATGGACCAACAACACCTCCGGTTCATCTCAGATAGTTTAGTAGGTCAAGTGGttcatcatcataatcaacCCGGTTCAATAGCACCATTTGGTTTACAAGCTGAGTTACAAAAAATGAGTGCTCAAGAAATAATGGATGCCAAGGCATTGGCTGCATCTAAAAGTCATAGTGAAGCTGAAAGAAGACGTAGAGAAAGAATCAATAATCATCTTGCTAAATTGAGGAGCCTTCTTCCTAATACTACTAAA ACAGACAAAGCTTCATTGCTAGCAGAAGTGATACAACATGTGAAAGAGTTAAAAAGACAAACATCCTTAATATCAGAAACAAGTCTTGTCCCAACtgaaattgatgaattaacAGTTGACAATGCAACATCTGATGAAGATGGTAAGTTTTTAATAAAGGCCTCTTTGTGTTGTGAAGACAGATCTGACCTTTTACCTGATTTAATCAAGACATTGAAAGCACTAAGGTTAAAAACATTAAAAGCTGAAATTACAACACTTGGTGGACGTGTTAGAAATGTGTTGTTTATAACCGGAGACGATTATTATTGTGATGATAGCAATAATAATCGAGATCATATAGATCCGTGTACAAGTGGAGACGATGAAGATACTCAGATGATGCAACAACAACCACAGTATTGTATAAGTTCAATACAAGAAGCACTTAAAGCTGTGATGGAGAAATCAAGTGGTGATGATTCTGCTTCAACAAGTGTTAAGAGACAAAGAACTAACAATATCAACATCCTTTCTTAA